From the genome of Pungitius pungitius chromosome 21, fPunPun2.1, whole genome shotgun sequence, one region includes:
- the LOC119213248 gene encoding protoheme IX farnesyltransferase, mitochondrial yields the protein MPLELNDSSAKENSFAHQMKLLRNLQNHVCLHLQAGNIPTPDLAVTSYGARVCVCVSCIDPPVFLSLQYFEVPFDSNMNRTKNRPLVRGQISPLHAVCFAAACGVPGVALLTLAVNPLTGFLGALNIFLYTCCYTPLKRHSIANTWVGALVGAIPPVMGWTAATGCLEPGALLMGGFLYCWQFPHFNALSWNLREDYSRGGYRMMSVTHPGMCKRVALRHSLGLIGLSAVAPALGVTTWTFPLVALPINLYISYLAFVFYRRGDRGSARKLFFCSLWHLPMLLLLALTCKKPRGGHEEEAAAAAAVAPPLALQS from the exons ATGCCGCTTGAGCTTAATGACTCCTCGGCCAAAGAGAACAGTTTTGCCCACCAAATGAAATTGTTGCGCAACCTGCAAAACCACG TTTGTTTGCACCTGCAGGCGGGAAACATTCCCACCCCAGACCTTGCTGTGACATCATAtggtgctcgtgtgtgtgtgtgtgtctcctgcatTGACCCGCCGgtgtttctgtctctgcagtACTTCGAGGTGCCCTTCGACTCCAACATGAACCGCACAAAGAACCGGCCGCTGGTCCGAGGACAAATCAG TCCCCTCCACGCCGTGTGCTTCGCCGCGGCGTGTGGCGTCCCCGGGGTGGCTCTGCTCACGCTGGCGGTGAACCCGCTGACGGGCTTCCTGGGCGCCCTCAACATCTTCCTCTACACCTGCTGCTACACCCCGCTCAAGAGGCACAGCATCGCCAACACCTGGGTGGGCGCGCTGGTGGGCGCCATACCGCCCGTCATGGGCTGGACGGCCGCCACCGGTTGCCTGGAGCCGG GTGCCTTGCTGATGGGGGGTTTCCTGTACTGCTGGCAGTTCCCCCACTTCAACGCCCTCAGCTGGAACTTGAGGGAGGACTACTCGCGCGGCGGCTACCGCATGATGTCCGTCACCCACCCGGGGATGTGCAAGCGCGTGGCCCTGCGCCACAGCCTGGGCCTCATCGGCCTGTCGGCCGTGGCGCCCGCGCTGGGCGTCACCACGTGGACCTTTCCCCTGGTCGCGCTGCCCATCAACCTGTACATCAGCTACCTGGCCTTCGTCTTCTATCGCCGGGGCGACCGCGGCAGCGCCCGCAAGCTGTTCTTCTGCAGCCTCTGGCACCTgcccatgctgctgctgctggcgctCACATGCAAGAAGCCCCGGGGGGGccacgaggaggaggcggcggcggcggcagcagtgGCTCCGCCCCTCGCACTGCAGAGCTAG